Proteins encoded by one window of Cloeon dipterum chromosome 2, ieCloDipt1.1, whole genome shotgun sequence:
- the LOC135937297 gene encoding NFX1-type zinc finger-containing protein 1-like, which yields MEPSKDFRACSVYPTYAEVVGNVVAPLSENIVDKPFKNVQQYLETHFWLMREEVVGPLRKVVSQLKIKRNDEDSPSYMTAKFLRPVDTSVKKLGVKLRFTDSRISNGETVKEKSSQILKFGSLVCFTCNLFKTLIFATISHRQENYFKESVVFVKLTSECKEDIYKNEYMMIESETFFGAYEQVLKTLQLADDNDFPFPQYFIKVSKSDALPKYMRNGIKTISIKGVDQDFNSVRLLEPNSWPTAAEIGLDESQLFSLQAALTRELAFILGPPGTGKTYVGLTVAQILIGNKAALNLKRPILVISSTNHSLDRFLLGLLNFTDNIVRIGQQSKFSQLNLYNYNKLKGSWYYRLAYQDVIGMTASRASDWRPKLNSLGCEVVIVEDAAVVFDAQMFACLPNNYQHLIMIGGLKQLELKLENPDLASFKLNVSFFKRMLDNRESQKPLRFQYRMPPEMTKLISPLIYPKMEHGASATSLPALKLLTKRVSFVTHNFPESPEEIEVRTPEQIMKKQWKTGNSKKNDQEASFVVALCKYLLLQKVAPLDITILTTYAYQLDLIKKLIKEEKSKVKGLLVTVEVTTVDNFQGGENKFIILSLVRSNSGGALGFLEKENRIGVALSKAQNALIIVGNIQTLTKSCPTWKSIESSLKEQNALNGFLEFRCTTYPTKTHAVAFDEELIKSEWICSKNSCEKPHQAPALTAPSCSPVKHNPHQKPGEYPQKSLTEQTPMLVGSDSSAKNSVKDSNASGYSTLSSQKIKSSEQFPLMIKTNMPKFPVISMPVKIRFNGDTIPSNQSKCYASSGSSVSGSTNSYAARCKVVKSYGHKCSVVCPPGKAHNSSHETCEICNEPATNSFSMNSHTNQNGKNLKNRIQPPPPAPLVAASTRQPIVKQPQPQVVAQELLEKPLPPPLPEINFFPVIPTPVKRVSFNDIATPSNQSSGSRVSGITFSYAERCYGVNSCGHKCKVVCPPVEAHNSSHEIWERCIEPCLRMCKAGLHRCKLPCYRQCHPDCFEIRTLTNSCGRHSKDVLCKDWKSASGVCKAVCNRPMWCGHLCTKNCHQNDCNTRCLRCRLAVLFCGCTRQKRISQC from the exons atg gaGCCCAGCAAGGATTTCAGAGCTTGCAGCGTTTATCCGACATACGCTGAAGTTGTTGGAAATGTTGTAGCACCCTTATCAGAGAATATTGTAGATAAACCTTTCAAGAATGTCCAACAATATCTGGAAACCCACTTTTGGCTTATGCGAGAGGAGGTAGTTGGTCCGCTACGGAAAGTGGTGAGCCAgcttaaaatcaaaagaaatgaCGAAGATTCGCCTTCCTACATGACGGCAAAATTCTTGAGACCCGTCGACACAAGTGTAAAAAAGCTAGGTGTAAAGCTTCGCTTCACTGACAGTAGAATTTCTAATGGAGAGACCGTCAAGGAGAAATCATcgcaaatcttaaaatttggcTCCCTAGTTTGCTTTACTTGCAACCTCTTCAAAACATTGATCTTTGCCACAATTAGCCACAGACAAGAGAATTATTTCAAGGAGTCTGTGGTATTTGTCAAGTTGACCTCTGAATGCAAGGAagatatttacaaaaatgaatatatgaTGATTGAGAGTGAAACCTTCTTTGGAGCATATGAGCAg GTTCTTAAAACCCTTCAACTTGCCGACGACAACGACTTCCCTTTTCctcaatatttcattaaagTGTCTAAAAGCGATGCACTCCCTAAATACATGAGGAACGGCATCAAAACCATTTCCATCAAAGGAGTAGatcaagattttaattcagtGCGGCTTTTGGAACCGAATTCGTGGCCTACGGCCGCTGAAATCGGACTGGACGAGTCGCAGCTGTTCAGCCTACAAGCCGCCCTGACGAGGGAACTGGCATTCATCCTTGGGCCACCTGGAACGGGAAAAACCTACGTTGGCCTCACAGTGGCGCAAATCTTGATCGGAAACAAGGCAGCTCTGAACCTGAAAAGGCCTATTCTGGTCATCAGCAGCACAAATCACTCGCTTGATCGCTTTCTTCTCGGATTATTGAACTTTACTGACAATATTGTGCGGATCGGCCAGCAGTCCAAGTTTTCGCAGCTGAACCTCTACAACTACAACAAACTGAAAGGATCATGGTACTATCGTCTCGCATACCAGGACGTAATTGGAATGACAGCGTCCAGGGCATCAGATTGGCGTCCAAAGCTCAATTCGCTTGGCTGCGAAGTGG tGATTGTCGAGGATGCCGCTGTGGTGTTTGATGCTCAGATGTTTGCATGCTTGCCAAATAATTATCAACATTTAATAATGATTG gagGGCTAAAGCAGCTTGAACTAAAACTAGAAAATCCTGATTTAgcatcatttaaattaaacgtcTCATTTTTCAAGAGGATGTTGGACAACAGGGAGAGCCAGAAACCGCTTCGATTTCAGTACAGGATGCCACCTGAGATGACAAAACTAATTTCGCCATTGATTTACCCCAAGATGGAGCATGGTGCAAGTGCGACGAGCTTGCCCGCGCTAAAATTGCTTACAAAGCGAGTTTCTTTCGTCACCCACAATTTTCCTGAGAGTCCGGAGGAAATTGAAGTGCGCACTCCAGagcaaattatgaaaaaacaGTGGAAGACTGGAAACAGCAAGAAGAATGACCAGGAGGCATCTTTTGTGGTGGCTCTCTGTAAATACTTGCTCTTGCAAAAAGTGGCACCGCTCGATATAACTATTTTGACCACTTACGCGTATCAGTTGGACCTGATTAAAAAG cttataaaggaagaaaaatcaaaggtCAAAGGGTTATTGGTGACCGTCGAAGTCACAACGGTGGACAATTTCCAAGGcggcgaaaataaattcataattttgtcTCTTGTGAGAAGCAACTCCGGGGGAGCTTTGGGATTTCTGGAAAAGGAGAACAGAATCGGCGTGGCTTTAAGTAAAGCCCAAAATGCTCTCATCATTGTTGGGAACATACAAACCCTCACCAAAAGCTGTCCTACTTGGAAGTCGATCGAGTCGTCCCTGAAGGAACAAAATGCCCTGAATGGATTTCTGGAGTTCAG GTGCACGACCTACCCTACGAAGACTCATGCAGTTGCTTTTGACGAAGAACTCATCAAATCGGAGTGGATTTGCAGTAAAAATAGCTGCGAAAAACCGCATCAGGCACCAGCATTGACTGCACCCTCTTGTTCTCCTGTTAAGCACAACCCTCATCAAAAGCCCGGCGAGTATCCTCAAAAATCTTTAACGGAGCAAACGCCGATGTTGGTCGGCAGTGATTCTTCTGCTAAGAATTCTGTAAAGGATTCTAATGCAAGCGGATATTCAACGCTATCCTCtcagaaaatcaaaagttcAGAACAATTTCCGCTGATGATCAAAACTAACATGCCAAAGTTTCCGGTAATTTCCATGCCTGTGAAGATAAGATTCAACGGTGATACAATTCCCTCCAACCAATCAAAATGTTATGCCTCAAGTGGAAGTAGCGTTTCTGGAAGCACTAATTCGTATGCTGCGCGCTGCAAGGTTGTGAAGAGCTACGGCCATAAATGCAGCGTAGTTTGCCCTCCTGGCAAGGCTCACAATTCATCGCATGAAACATGTGAAATATGCAATGAGCCTGCCACCAATAGTTTCAGCATGAATTCGCACACTAATCAAAATGGGAAAAACTTGAAGAATCGCATACAGCCGCCACCCCCGGCTCCGCTAGTGGCTGCATCAACTCGCCAGCCAATTGTGAAGCAACCACAGCCACAAGTGGTAGCTCAGGAATTGCTTGAGAAACCTTTACCACCTCCTTTACCAGAGATAAACTTTTTTCCGGTAATTCCCACGCCTGTGAAGAGAGTTTCTTTTAACGACATTGCGACTCCCTCCAACCAATCAAGTGGAAGTCGCGTTTCTGGAATCACTTTTTCGTATGCAGAGCGCTGCTATGGTGTGAACAGCTGCGGCCATAAATGCAAAGTAGTTTGCCCTCCTGTCGAGGCTCACAATTCATCGCATGAAATATGGGAAAGATGTATTGAGCCGTGCCTCCGAATGTGCAAGGCTGGTCTTCATCGCTGCAAACTACCGTGCTACAGGCAATGCCACCCTGACTGCTTTGAAATACGCACCTTGACCAATTCCTGCGGCAGGCACAGCAAAGATGTGCTCTGCAAAGACTGGAAATCCGCCAGCGGCGTTTGCAAGGCTGTTTGCAACAGGCCCATGTGGTGCGGACACTTATGTACGAAAAATTGTCACCAAAACGATTGTAACACAAGGTGCTTGCGATGCAGGTTAGCCGTTTTATTCTGTGGTTGCACACGACAAAAGAGGATCAGCCAGTGTTGA
- the LOC135936823 gene encoding NFX1-type zinc finger-containing protein 1-like isoform X1 produces the protein MHSTYRKQYITVRSGFAAAKVVQDRLGSVYPTFEEVVQGKKEKISPNIINGSYESQDQYLKTLFWLMREDFVSPLRKGIEEYREWLRSHRTHDSTFESSQVKIHPRVMIGEKRMGKRSCIPMACVPDQRNYSEKDRFKMFLPGSLLCFSNDSFRSLKLATIVFREFRSCETRISLRFWNEPDVPLDETFTMVECEAFFAPYLHVLSALNSTDPKKVPFKKYFVDVIKEDHPPQYLNCYSMPIEVSGVDQQFIFNVTNLDSWPTAAELGLNASQLVALKTALTAELAVIQGPPGTGKTFMALKIAEILLSNKIALKRRTPILVVCMTNHALDQFLVGMLKFTDKLVRVGGQSKCRELDKYNSSNKLGVSLANQDVIGMTTTGAARMKSELDGIGCQVVIVEEAAEVLEAHIIACLSEKLQHLILIGDHKQLRPKVAEYDMEKLNLHISLFERMVINREKCCTLQVQHRMAPEISQLIVPLIYENLQNHESVHHKPQLKSLLKRVSFVTHENLESKVKLSTSKRNQFEAEFLVALCKHLLYQIGYTSEDITILTTYNGQVDLIRQLIRMDKSDKSEVAKALKKVRVAVVDDYQGEESNIILLSLVRSNESGNIGYLAKENRVCVALSRAKNGLVMVGNMDCLSSRSHLWDSIRHTLENQDAISDSLTLRCESHPSHTFKVQDAEDFYTLAPHGGCDQPCVKTPGCGHPCQDICHIVCPEDECPEPCILRYGEEEMHPCTLNCHIVSGKKCEILLPCRVHTIEVENDDELPDMVCQKPCTKLSKKCRKDHICPKLCSEECGLCEVKVGVKQNCGHILLKQCHEDVEDECNERCLKELDCGHECQKKCFESCSPCQACQLDLIVENCNDLTLNRTD, from the exons ATGCATTCGACCTACAGGAAGCAGTACATCACGGTGCGCAGCGGGTTTGCTGCCGCTAAGGTAGTTCAG gaTCGCTTAGGCTCGGTGTACCCAACCTTCGAGGAGGTTGTGCAGGGAAAGAAAGAGAAGATATCCCCAAATATCATCAATGGGAGCTACGAGAGCCAGGACCAGTATCTGAAAACTCTCTTCTGGCTCATGAGGGAAGACTTTGTCTCGCCCCTGAGAAAAGGGATCGAAGAATATCGAGAATGGTTACGTAGCCATCGCACACATGACTCTACCTTTGAATCATCGCAAGTTAAAATTCACCCGAGAGTGATGATTGGAGAGAAACGCATGGGAAAAAGAAGTTGCATCCCTATGGCGTGTGTCCCGGACCAAAGGAATTATTCTGAGAAGGACCGGTTCAAAATGTTCTTGCCTGGTTCACTGCTTTGCTTCTCCAATGACTCATTCCGCTCTCTCAAGTTAGCCACTATCGTCTTTAGAGAATTTCGCTCTTGCGAGACTCGCATTAgtttgcgtttttggaatgaGCCTGACGTGCCCCTTGATGAAACATTCACAATGGTTGAGTGCGAAGCTTTCTTCGCACCTTACTTGCAT GTGCTCTCTGCTTTGAATTCCACGGATCCCAAAAAGGTTCCATTCAAGAAGTACTTTGTTGATGTGATCAAAGAAGATCACCCACCCCAGTATCTGAACTGCTACAGCATGCCTATTGAGGTTAGCGGTGTGGACCAACAATTTATATTCAACGTGACCAACTTGGATAGCTGGCCCACCGCCGCAGAGCTAGGCCTGAATGCGTCTCAGCTTGTTGCTTTGAAGACCGCCCTAACGGCCGAATTGGCCGTCATTCAGGGGCCACCTGGAACAGGGAAAACGTTCATGGCCCTCAAGATTGCCGAAATCCTTCTCTCAAACAAAATTGCCTTAAAAAGGCGGACTCCAATCCTTGTAGTCTGCATGACCAATCACGCTCTGGACCAGTTTTTAGTTGGAATGCTGAAATTTACTGATAAACTTGTTAGAGTCGGGGGCCAGTCCAAGTGCAGGGAGCTGGATAAATACAACTCCAGTAATAAGCTTGGTGTTAGTCTCGCCAACCAGGATGTCATTGGAATGACAACGACTGGTGCTGCTAGAATGAAATCAGAATTAGATGGCATTGGTTGCCAAGTGG TGATTGTAGAAGAAGCGGCAGAAGTCCTGGAAGCTCACATTATTGCCTGTCTCTCAGAAAAACTGCagcatttgattttgattg GTGACCACAAACAGCTGCGTCCCAAAGTTGCCGAGTATGATATGGAGAAACTCAATCTGCACATTTCCCTGTTTGAAAGAATGGTGATCAACAGGGAAAAATGTTGCACCCTTCAGGTCCAGCATCGTATGGCACCGGAAATTTCTCAGCTCATCGTACCGCTGATCTATGAGAATTTGCAAAACCATGAAAGCGTCCACCACAAGCCTCAGCTGAAAAGTCTGCTGAAGAGAGTCTCCTTTGTCACCCATGAAAATCTGGAGTCAAAg GTGAAATTGAGCACCAGTAAGCGCAACCAATTCGAAGCAGAGTTTTTGGTCGCGCTCTGCAAGCACCTCCTGTATCAAATCGGCTACACTTCAGAGGATATCACAATTTTAACAACCTACAATGGACAAGTTGATTTGATCAGACAA TTGATTCGCATGGATAAATCGGACAAATCAGAGGTGGCTAAAGCATTAAAGAAGGTTAGAGTAGCTGTGGTAGACGACTACCAGGGCGAGGAAAGCAATATCATCCTTCTGTCTCTTGTAAGAAGCAACGAGAGTGGAAACATTGGATATTTAGCCAAGGAAAACAGGGTGTGCGTCGCACTGTCCCGAGCCAAGAATGGACTTGTCATGGTCGGAAACATGGACTGTCTGTCATCCAGAAGTCACCTCTGGGATTCCATCAGGCACACGCTTGAAAACCAGGATGCCATTTCGGACTCACTGACCCTGag gTGCGAGTCTCACCCCAGCCATACATTCAAAGTGCAAGATGCAGAAGATTTCTATACGCTGGCTCCACACGGGGGCTGCGACCAGCCATGCGTGAAGACGCCTGGTTGCGGCCACCCTTGCCAGGACATTTGCCATATCGTTTGCCCAGAAGATGAGTGCCCTGAACCTTGCATCCTGCGTTATGGTGAAGAGGAAATGCATCCCTGTACCTTGAACTGCCACATCGTTAGCGGCAAGAAGTGCGAAATCTTGCTCCCGTGCAGAGTACACACTATTGAAGTGGAAAATGATGATGAGCTGCCTGATATGGTTTGCCAAAAGCCATGCACTAAGCTGAGCAAGAAGTGCCGCAAGGATCACATTTGTCCAAAGCTGTGTTCAGAGGAATGCGGCCTGTGTGAAGTCAAA gtgGGTGTCAAGCAAAACTGTGGCCACATCCTCCTCAAGCAATGCCATGAAGATGTTGAGGACGAATGCAATGAACGTTGTCTTAAAGAGCTGGATTGCGGACATGAGTGTCAGAAGAAGTGCTTCGAAAGCTGTTCCCCGTGCCAGGCTTGCCAGCTTGAtttgattgttgaaaattgtaatGATTTGACGCTCAATCGCACTGATTGA
- the LOC135936823 gene encoding NFX1-type zinc finger-containing protein 1-like isoform X2, with the protein MHSTYRKQYITVRSGFAAAKDRLGSVYPTFEEVVQGKKEKISPNIINGSYESQDQYLKTLFWLMREDFVSPLRKGIEEYREWLRSHRTHDSTFESSQVKIHPRVMIGEKRMGKRSCIPMACVPDQRNYSEKDRFKMFLPGSLLCFSNDSFRSLKLATIVFREFRSCETRISLRFWNEPDVPLDETFTMVECEAFFAPYLHVLSALNSTDPKKVPFKKYFVDVIKEDHPPQYLNCYSMPIEVSGVDQQFIFNVTNLDSWPTAAELGLNASQLVALKTALTAELAVIQGPPGTGKTFMALKIAEILLSNKIALKRRTPILVVCMTNHALDQFLVGMLKFTDKLVRVGGQSKCRELDKYNSSNKLGVSLANQDVIGMTTTGAARMKSELDGIGCQVVIVEEAAEVLEAHIIACLSEKLQHLILIGDHKQLRPKVAEYDMEKLNLHISLFERMVINREKCCTLQVQHRMAPEISQLIVPLIYENLQNHESVHHKPQLKSLLKRVSFVTHENLESKVKLSTSKRNQFEAEFLVALCKHLLYQIGYTSEDITILTTYNGQVDLIRQLIRMDKSDKSEVAKALKKVRVAVVDDYQGEESNIILLSLVRSNESGNIGYLAKENRVCVALSRAKNGLVMVGNMDCLSSRSHLWDSIRHTLENQDAISDSLTLRCESHPSHTFKVQDAEDFYTLAPHGGCDQPCVKTPGCGHPCQDICHIVCPEDECPEPCILRYGEEEMHPCTLNCHIVSGKKCEILLPCRVHTIEVENDDELPDMVCQKPCTKLSKKCRKDHICPKLCSEECGLCEVKVGVKQNCGHILLKQCHEDVEDECNERCLKELDCGHECQKKCFESCSPCQACQLDLIVENCNDLTLNRTD; encoded by the exons ATGCATTCGACCTACAGGAAGCAGTACATCACGGTGCGCAGCGGGTTTGCTGCCGCTAAG gaTCGCTTAGGCTCGGTGTACCCAACCTTCGAGGAGGTTGTGCAGGGAAAGAAAGAGAAGATATCCCCAAATATCATCAATGGGAGCTACGAGAGCCAGGACCAGTATCTGAAAACTCTCTTCTGGCTCATGAGGGAAGACTTTGTCTCGCCCCTGAGAAAAGGGATCGAAGAATATCGAGAATGGTTACGTAGCCATCGCACACATGACTCTACCTTTGAATCATCGCAAGTTAAAATTCACCCGAGAGTGATGATTGGAGAGAAACGCATGGGAAAAAGAAGTTGCATCCCTATGGCGTGTGTCCCGGACCAAAGGAATTATTCTGAGAAGGACCGGTTCAAAATGTTCTTGCCTGGTTCACTGCTTTGCTTCTCCAATGACTCATTCCGCTCTCTCAAGTTAGCCACTATCGTCTTTAGAGAATTTCGCTCTTGCGAGACTCGCATTAgtttgcgtttttggaatgaGCCTGACGTGCCCCTTGATGAAACATTCACAATGGTTGAGTGCGAAGCTTTCTTCGCACCTTACTTGCAT GTGCTCTCTGCTTTGAATTCCACGGATCCCAAAAAGGTTCCATTCAAGAAGTACTTTGTTGATGTGATCAAAGAAGATCACCCACCCCAGTATCTGAACTGCTACAGCATGCCTATTGAGGTTAGCGGTGTGGACCAACAATTTATATTCAACGTGACCAACTTGGATAGCTGGCCCACCGCCGCAGAGCTAGGCCTGAATGCGTCTCAGCTTGTTGCTTTGAAGACCGCCCTAACGGCCGAATTGGCCGTCATTCAGGGGCCACCTGGAACAGGGAAAACGTTCATGGCCCTCAAGATTGCCGAAATCCTTCTCTCAAACAAAATTGCCTTAAAAAGGCGGACTCCAATCCTTGTAGTCTGCATGACCAATCACGCTCTGGACCAGTTTTTAGTTGGAATGCTGAAATTTACTGATAAACTTGTTAGAGTCGGGGGCCAGTCCAAGTGCAGGGAGCTGGATAAATACAACTCCAGTAATAAGCTTGGTGTTAGTCTCGCCAACCAGGATGTCATTGGAATGACAACGACTGGTGCTGCTAGAATGAAATCAGAATTAGATGGCATTGGTTGCCAAGTGG TGATTGTAGAAGAAGCGGCAGAAGTCCTGGAAGCTCACATTATTGCCTGTCTCTCAGAAAAACTGCagcatttgattttgattg GTGACCACAAACAGCTGCGTCCCAAAGTTGCCGAGTATGATATGGAGAAACTCAATCTGCACATTTCCCTGTTTGAAAGAATGGTGATCAACAGGGAAAAATGTTGCACCCTTCAGGTCCAGCATCGTATGGCACCGGAAATTTCTCAGCTCATCGTACCGCTGATCTATGAGAATTTGCAAAACCATGAAAGCGTCCACCACAAGCCTCAGCTGAAAAGTCTGCTGAAGAGAGTCTCCTTTGTCACCCATGAAAATCTGGAGTCAAAg GTGAAATTGAGCACCAGTAAGCGCAACCAATTCGAAGCAGAGTTTTTGGTCGCGCTCTGCAAGCACCTCCTGTATCAAATCGGCTACACTTCAGAGGATATCACAATTTTAACAACCTACAATGGACAAGTTGATTTGATCAGACAA TTGATTCGCATGGATAAATCGGACAAATCAGAGGTGGCTAAAGCATTAAAGAAGGTTAGAGTAGCTGTGGTAGACGACTACCAGGGCGAGGAAAGCAATATCATCCTTCTGTCTCTTGTAAGAAGCAACGAGAGTGGAAACATTGGATATTTAGCCAAGGAAAACAGGGTGTGCGTCGCACTGTCCCGAGCCAAGAATGGACTTGTCATGGTCGGAAACATGGACTGTCTGTCATCCAGAAGTCACCTCTGGGATTCCATCAGGCACACGCTTGAAAACCAGGATGCCATTTCGGACTCACTGACCCTGag gTGCGAGTCTCACCCCAGCCATACATTCAAAGTGCAAGATGCAGAAGATTTCTATACGCTGGCTCCACACGGGGGCTGCGACCAGCCATGCGTGAAGACGCCTGGTTGCGGCCACCCTTGCCAGGACATTTGCCATATCGTTTGCCCAGAAGATGAGTGCCCTGAACCTTGCATCCTGCGTTATGGTGAAGAGGAAATGCATCCCTGTACCTTGAACTGCCACATCGTTAGCGGCAAGAAGTGCGAAATCTTGCTCCCGTGCAGAGTACACACTATTGAAGTGGAAAATGATGATGAGCTGCCTGATATGGTTTGCCAAAAGCCATGCACTAAGCTGAGCAAGAAGTGCCGCAAGGATCACATTTGTCCAAAGCTGTGTTCAGAGGAATGCGGCCTGTGTGAAGTCAAA gtgGGTGTCAAGCAAAACTGTGGCCACATCCTCCTCAAGCAATGCCATGAAGATGTTGAGGACGAATGCAATGAACGTTGTCTTAAAGAGCTGGATTGCGGACATGAGTGTCAGAAGAAGTGCTTCGAAAGCTGTTCCCCGTGCCAGGCTTGCCAGCTTGAtttgattgttgaaaattgtaatGATTTGACGCTCAATCGCACTGATTGA